A region of Pirellulales bacterium DNA encodes the following proteins:
- a CDS encoding DUF488 domain-containing protein, with amino-acid sequence MTDSATADGGRAIQLFTIGFAGKSAEQFFQTLIGAGVRKLVDTRLNNVSQLAGFTKRSDLEYFLHVIAGIDYIHDLRLAPTKEMLADFRSKRIDWSEYERRFLELLKARRPDKWLAPMAVDRACLLCSEPTPAHCHRRLVAEYLQARWKNVEIEHL; translated from the coding sequence ATGACCGATTCGGCGACAGCGGATGGCGGACGGGCGATCCAGCTTTTTACGATCGGCTTTGCCGGCAAATCGGCCGAGCAGTTCTTCCAAACGCTGATCGGCGCGGGCGTGCGCAAGTTAGTCGATACGCGGCTCAACAACGTTTCGCAGTTGGCGGGCTTCACCAAGCGCAGCGATCTCGAATATTTTCTGCACGTCATCGCCGGGATTGATTACATTCACGATCTGCGACTTGCCCCGACGAAAGAGATGTTGGCCGATTTCAGATCCAAGCGGATCGATTGGTCTGAATACGAACGCCGCTTTTTGGAACTGCTGAAAGCTCGCCGCCCAGACAAGTGGCTCGCCCCGATGGCCGTCGATCGCGCATGCCTGCTGTGCAGCGAACCAACCCCAGCCCATTGCCACCGCCGCCTCGTCGCCGAATATCTGCAAGCCCGGTGGAAGAACGTCGAAATCGAGCATCTCTAG
- a CDS encoding 2-isopropylmalate synthase, with translation MSDRRIIKIFDTTLRDGEQSPGASMNLAEKMEIAQALVDLGVDVIEAGFPIASPGDFQAVHEIAANIRGSTICGLARSNDADIDRAWEALKAAPNPRIHIFLATSAIHREFKLKMDKEEILRRAVAAVERAIHYCDDIEFSPEDAARTEPDFLCQVVEAAIGAGATTVNIPDTVGYATPAHMAGVIRNLIHRVPNIDRATVSMHCHDDLGLAVANSLAGIEAGAGQVECTINGIGERAGNCSLEEVVMALRVRNDYYHADTRIKSQRLVPVSRLVSSITGIQVQRNKAIVGRNAFAHEAGIHQDGMLKEPRTYEIMRPEDVGFAKTDLVLGKHSGRAALADRAKALGYHLTGEQLQTVFEQFKILADKKKEIYDGDIAALCEQQVIDVPESWQFVSYNLTTGTGMKPTVTLRLRNGEQELREQMICGDGPVDAIFLATEKITGYDVVCHDFRVQAVTVGKDAQGEVNVEVEYNGQIYRGRGVSTDSVEASAKAFVNAINRIAAHPDPRLHPQHAH, from the coding sequence ATGTCTGACCGGCGAATCATCAAAATCTTCGACACCACGCTCCGCGACGGCGAGCAATCGCCCGGCGCAAGCATGAACCTCGCCGAAAAAATGGAGATCGCCCAGGCGCTCGTCGATTTGGGCGTCGATGTGATCGAGGCCGGCTTTCCAATCGCCTCGCCCGGCGATTTTCAGGCGGTGCACGAAATCGCGGCCAACATCCGCGGCAGCACGATCTGCGGTCTTGCCCGGTCGAACGACGCCGATATCGATCGCGCCTGGGAAGCGCTCAAGGCGGCGCCGAATCCGCGGATTCATATCTTTCTTGCGACCAGCGCCATCCATCGCGAATTCAAGCTGAAGATGGACAAGGAAGAAATTCTTCGCCGCGCCGTGGCCGCCGTCGAACGCGCGATCCACTATTGCGACGACATCGAATTCTCGCCCGAAGATGCCGCTCGCACCGAGCCCGATTTTCTCTGCCAGGTGGTCGAAGCCGCGATCGGCGCCGGCGCCACCACGGTCAACATCCCCGACACCGTCGGCTACGCCACCCCGGCACACATGGCCGGAGTGATCCGCAACCTGATCCATCGCGTGCCGAATATCGACCGTGCGACGGTGAGCATGCATTGCCACGACGATCTGGGCCTGGCCGTGGCCAACAGCCTCGCCGGCATCGAAGCCGGGGCCGGGCAGGTCGAGTGTACGATCAACGGCATCGGCGAACGTGCCGGCAATTGCTCGCTCGAAGAGGTCGTGATGGCCCTGCGCGTGCGCAACGACTATTATCACGCCGACACGCGGATCAAGAGCCAGCGGCTCGTGCCCGTGAGCCGGCTCGTCTCTTCGATCACCGGCATCCAGGTGCAGCGCAACAAGGCCATCGTCGGCCGAAATGCCTTCGCCCACGAGGCCGGCATCCATCAAGATGGCATGCTCAAGGAGCCTCGCACCTACGAAATCATGCGGCCCGAAGATGTCGGCTTTGCCAAGACCGACCTCGTGCTCGGCAAACACAGCGGCCGGGCGGCGCTCGCCGATCGAGCCAAAGCGCTCGGCTACCATCTCACCGGCGAGCAACTGCAAACCGTCTTCGAGCAGTTCAAGATTCTTGCCGACAAGAAAAAGGAAATCTACGACGGCGATATCGCGGCCCTCTGCGAACAGCAGGTAATCGACGTGCCCGAGTCGTGGCAATTCGTGTCGTACAACCTCACGACCGGCACCGGCATGAAGCCGACGGTGACGCTTCGCCTGCGCAACGGCGAGCAGGAACTTCGCGAGCAGATGATCTGCGGCGATGGGCCGGTCGATGCGATCTTTCTGGCCACGGAGAAGATCACCGGCTACGACGTCGTCTGCCACGATTTTCGCGTGCAGGCGGTGACGGTCGGCAAGGATGCGCAGGGAGAAGTGAACGTGGAAGTGGAATACAACGGCCAGATCTATCGCGGCCGCGGCGTGTCGACCGACAGCGTCGAGGCCAGTGCCAAGGCGTTCGTCAACGCGATCAACCGCATCGCCGCCCACCCCGACCCGCGGCTGCACCCCCAGCACGCACACTGA